CGGTCCCGCCGCTGTTGTGCGCGCTGACCACGAAGAGCGTGCCGCTGAGCAGGCCGACGACGGGGGTGGCCACCCGCCAGACCGGGGACCTCGAGGCGCCCTGCCGGTGCGCCGTCGGTCCGGGCCCGTCGACGCCGTCGCCGGGCGCGGTGCGCCGCACCCGGGGGAGGCTGACGTGGGGCCACCGCTTCATGCCGACTAAGGTAACCCGCGATCAGTCGAGTCGACGCCCGAGGCGTCAGGCGTGGAGGAGTGAACGTGGCCAAGCTCAAGGCCCGCCCGGGTTTCACAGATCCCGACCGGGGGCCGCTGATCAGTGTGCGCTTCGTGATCTGCCTCGTGCTGATGGTGCTCGGGGTGGCCTGGGTCGTCTACTACTACGCCGCGGTGCGCGTCGACCCCAACGCCTTCCCGCCGCCCAAGCCCGGCTCGCCGCACTTCATGGCCTCGATGCTGCGCTGGAACTACGCGGTCGGCTTCGGGCTGTTCTTCCTCGGCCTGCTGCTCGCCGCGCACCCCGCCACGCCGCTGGGCCGCGGTCGCGGCGTCGTGGTCGGGATGCTGGCCTGCTTCCTGCTCGGGCTGGTCTGGATCTGCACCTTCTACGTGCTCTCGGGTGCCCAGCTGCCGAAGGTCCCGGTCTTCAACGACCTCAACCAGTTCAACCTGCTGGTCGGCATCGGTTTCATGGCGGTGGGCTTCTCCTACGCCACGCGCTGGGAGTGAGCGCGCCGGGAGCGAGCTTGCGAGCTCCCGATCAGCGCGAGACCTCCGGGCCGTGCTCGGCTCGGACGGAGCGAAGCGACGGACGAGCGACACGGCCCGGTCCCCGGTCGCTCAGCGGAGCGTACGGCCAGACGTCATCCGTTCCCCCTCCCCACGACAACCTGCATGACGTCACCAGAGCTCCCGGGAGTTATCCCCACCTGTGCACTCACCTGTGGAGAACT
This genomic window from Nocardioides cynanchi contains:
- a CDS encoding cell division protein CrgA, which produces MAKLKARPGFTDPDRGPLISVRFVICLVLMVLGVAWVVYYYAAVRVDPNAFPPPKPGSPHFMASMLRWNYAVGFGLFFLGLLLAAHPATPLGRGRGVVVGMLACFLLGLVWICTFYVLSGAQLPKVPVFNDLNQFNLLVGIGFMAVGFSYATRWE